In one window of Henckelia pumila isolate YLH828 chromosome 1, ASM3356847v2, whole genome shotgun sequence DNA:
- the LOC140874035 gene encoding uncharacterized protein — MGLLDMTRTEELVTQAVQRALSERDEANPPHLDHNAHLEEIKKLKEEMEQLRKKQAGYLATTTRNIPFTQEILDADLPKQFKLPHVGEYDGKGDPEDHLACFENAALLHKYSDQIKCRAFLTTLIGPAQQWLNMLRSGEIKEFKDFSKSFVHHFASSKKHPTTTFSLFAIKQREHENLRAYIRRFSALALEVPTATPDLLISAFMQGLDTKDFLKSLIKRPAETYEELLARAEKYVNMEEIQVSRAAVKRERPKSPKGNRVPNNNSRMGQPFRPVLLGEFTSLTPLRMNKERYRPNRGQGGKSRQRARTAPPHEDFNQPNQEQPRDDRAHQRPAPPVRGIINMISGGPTDGDSNRARKTSSRKLMNMEIDSQIVHTGPTLSFGPEDMKGVASNHNDALVIRAMIANYDVARIFVDSGSSVNVLFQEAISQMDLGQYKIEPVVTSLFGFTGHAIRPVGLVHLPLTLGKSSIRKTRIVSFIIVDAPSAYNAIRRPAMTTFMAVASALHQKIKFPVGNEVGEVE; from the exons atgggtCTACTGGATATGACCAGGACTG AGGAGTTAGTAACTCAGGCTGTTCAGAGGGCTTTGTCGGAAAGGGATGAGGCCAATCCTCCGCACCTCGATCATAATGCCCACCTCGAGGAGATCAAAAAGTTGAAGGAGGAGATGGAGCAGTTAAGGAAGAAGCAGGCCGGGTACCTAGCTACCACAACCAGAAACATTCCTTTTACTCAGGAGATATTGGATGCCGACCTCCCCAAGCAGTTCAAATTGCCTCATGTTGGAGAATATGATGGCAAGGGAGATCCTGAAGACCATTTAGCGTGCTTCGAGAATGCAGCTCTGTTGCATAAATATTCTGATCAGATTAAGTGTCGGGCTTTTCTTACTACTCTCATAGGACCAGCCCAGCAATGGCTCAATATGTTACGCTCCGGAGAGATCAAGGAATTCAAGGATTTTAGCAAATCCTTCGTGCACCACTTCGCCAGTAGCAAAAAACATCCTACTACTACTTTCAGTCTCTTCGCAATCAAGCAAAGGGAGCATGAAAATTTGAGAGCATATATCCGCAGGTTTAGTGCCTTGGCTCTTGAGGTACCCACTGCGACACCAGATCTGCTTATCAGTGCCTTCATGCAAGGGCTGGatacaaaagattttctcaAATCCCTAATAAAAAGACCAGCGGAAACATACGAGGAACTACTCGCCCGAGCGGAGAAATATGTCAACATGGAAGAAATACAGGTTTCTAGAGCTGCTGTGAAGAGGGAACGACCAAAAAGTCCAAAGGGTAATAGGGTTCCTAACAATAATTCGAGAATGGGACAGCCATTCCGGCCCGTTTTGTTGGGAGAGTTCACTTCTTTAACCCCTTTACGCATGAACAAA GAAAGGTATCGCCCGAACAGGGGACAGGGAGGAAAGTCAAGACAAAGAGCCCGGACTGCTCCTCCCCATGAAGATTTCAACCAACCCAATCAAGAACAGCCCAGGGATGACCGAGCTCATCAGAGACCAGCCCCGCCCGTTCGAGGAATTATCAACATGATTTCTGGAGGTCCTACTGATGGTGATTCCAACCGAGCCAGGAAGACTAGCAGCAGAAAGTTAATGAATATGGAGATCGACAGCCAGATTGTCCATACTGGCCCGACCCTCTCTTTTGGACCGGAAGATATGAAAGGGGTGGCTAGCAACCATAATGACGCACTAGTAATAAGAGCTATGATCGCAAATTATGATGTAGCCCGGATATTTGTGGATTCAGGCAGCTCTGTCAACGTTCTATTTCAGGAAGCAATAAGTCAAATGGATTTGGGGCAGTACAAGATAGAACCAGTCGTAACATCACTCTTTGGTTTCACAGGTCATGCCATCCGACCTGTGGGGTTAGTGCATTTACCCTTAACTCTGGGTAAAAGCAGCATCCGCAAAACCAGGATTGTGAGTTTCATTATTGTTGACGCTCCGTCTGCCTACAATGCCATACGCAGACCTGCTATGACCACTTTCATGGCCGTGGCATCAGCCCTgcatcagaaaataaaattccCGGTGGGAAATGAGGTTGGTGAGGTAGAATGA